The DNA region GATCATGATTGCCGACTGCGGGTTACCGATTCCGCGCGATGTGGAACGCATTGATTTGGCGCTGGAGTTCGGTGTGCCGTCCTTTTTGGACGTGTTGCGAGTCGTCATGGATAACATGAAAGTGGAACAGTACCTGATCGCGAGCGAAATGGATTCGCTAAATCGGCCGCTGTTTCAGGAAATGCAACAATTAATGGGCGATATCCCCGGTGCGTATGTAACACATGGACGCTTGAAAGAATATTCGCGCGACGTCAAAGCCATTATCCGTACGGGTGAGGCGACGCCGTACGCCAATGTGATTTTACAAAGCGGCTGTATCTTTTAGCTGCAAGGAGTGACGGTATGCAAATTGAGATGCGTGACATCTCCAAAGCATTCGGACAGAACCGAGTGCTTTTAGGAGTCAATCTGACGGTTCGTCCCGGTGAAATTCATGCCCTAATGGGTGAAAACGGGGCCGGCAAGTCGACTCTGATGAACATTTTGACCGGCCTGCATAAGGCCGATAACGGCACGATTCTGGTGGACGGTGCGGAACGTGTATTTACTTCGCCGCGTGAAGCGGAAGATGCAGGGATTGCGTTTGTCCATCAGGAATTGAATATTTGGCCGAATTTGACGATCCTGGAAAATCTTTTTCTGATGCGTCCGCTTAAAAATTCGTGGGGCATGCTGGACTGGGATCGCATGCGCGAATTGGCGGCGGCCAAATGTGACGAACTGAATATTTCCCTGCCGCTTGGAAAAGAGGCGCAGGAGTGCTCCGTCGGGCAGCAGCAGCTGACGGAAATCGTGCGCATGCTGATGCTTGACGCGCAAATCGTGATCATGGATGAACCGACCGCCGCCTTGAGTGAGCGGGAAACCGAAGTGCTGTTCCGGGTATTGGATCAGATGCGGGCAAAAGGCGTCGGCATCATTTACATCTCGCACCGCATGGAGGAAGTATTCGAGCTTTGCGACACGGTGACCGTGATGCGCGACGGCATGGCGATTTCCACGCAGCCTGTCGAGGAGACGACGATGGACCGCGTCGTGGCCGATATGGTCGGCCGTTCGCTGACGGAATACTATCCGGAGCGCACGGTAACGCCGGGCAAAGTCATTTTTGAAATTAATAATTTGAACAGTGCGGGCGTGTTCCACGACGTTTCGTTTACGATTCGCGAAGGCGAGATCTTGGGGATTGCGGGTCTGATGGGGGCCGGCCGTACCGAGATTATGCGCGCGCTTTTCGGCGTCGATAAAAAAGACAGCTGTGAAATTAAAATTCACGGGCAGGCGATGAAGATCGATAACCCGTCGGATGCCATTAAGGCGGGGATCGGTTTCATTACCGAAAACCGCAAGACGGAAGGTCTGATTTTAGATTTTTCCATCGGCGATAATATTTCGTTGCCGAGCATCGAAAAGTTTGCTTCGCATCAATACGTGCGCCGCGGCGCGGAAAATGAATTTACGGAAATGCTCGCCAAGCGGCTCGGCGTCAAAGCGCAGTCGCTGACGGAGCCGGTCGGAACGCTTTCGGGCGGTAACCAGCAAAAAGTCGTGATTGCGAAATGGATCGGGATGAAACCGGCGATTCTGATCATGGACGAACCGACGCGCGGTATCGATGTCGGCGCCAAGCGGGATATTTACGATTTAATGAATGAGTTGACGGCGGCCGGCGTTGCCATCATCATGGTTTCCTCGGAATTACCGGAAGTCATCGGTATGAGTGATCGCATTATGGTGATTCGCGAGGGTTCGATTGCAGGCGTGCTGGACCGCAGTGAAGCCACGCAGGAAAAAATTATTACATTAGCTACAGGGGGACAGTAATTCATGTCGACAAATGTGAAAAATCTATTGCGTAATCTCGGACCGCTTTTAGGTCTGGTACTGCTGTTCGTTATTTTGACGGCACTCAATCCGACATTTCTTAATCCGTCCAACCTGTCGAACCTGCTGCGGCAAGTCTCGGTCAACGCGCTGATTTCCTTCGGTATGACGTTTGTCATTCTGACCGGCGGCATTGATCTTTCCGTCGGTTCGTTGCTGGCACTTTCGACCGCGTTGATGGCGGGCATGATCAAGAGCGGTATGGATCCGGCCATGAGCATGGCGCTCTGCTGTCTTATCGGCATCGCGCTCGGTGCGGCCAACGGACTCATCATCACGTACGGCAAAGTCGCGCCGTTTATCGCGACCTTGGCGACGATGACGATTTTCCGCGGGGCGACGTTGGTGTACAGTGACGGTCGCCCGATCAGCGGCTTGACTTCGCATCCGTTTTTTACGGCGTTTGGCATAGGCGACGTCTTCGGTGTGCCGGTGCCGGCGATCACGACGCTGCTCATGTTCGCGCTTTGCTGGTTTATTTTAAATAAAACAACGCTCGGCCGGAAAACGTATGCGGTCGGCGGCAGTGAAAAAGTATCGTACATCGCGGGTATTCACATCTCGCGCGTCAAAATTTTCGCGTACGCGATCACGGGCCTTTTAACCGCGTTGGCGGGCATCATCATTACGAGCCGCCTCAACTCCGCCCAACCTACGGCAGGGACCGGTTATGAGCTTGACGCGATCGCTGCGGTCGTTTTGGGCGGGACCAGTCTGGCCGGTGGTAAAGGCCGCATCACGGGTTCTCTGATTGGTGCGTTGATCATCGCCACGCTCACAAACGGACTTAATATTTTGAATGTTTCCAGTTTTTACCAACAAGTTGTCAAAGGCGGCGTTATTTTGTTGGCGGTTCTGATGGATCGCAAAAAATAAGAGGGGGTTATGGAATGAAGTTACGCAAGTTATTACTCGTCGTGATGTCGCTTTGCCTGGTCGTTTTAATGGCCGGTTGCGGCGGCAGCGACAAAAAAGAAGCGCCGGCGGCTAAAACCGGTGAAAAAATTACGGTAGGTTTCTCCGTATCGACATTGAACAATCCGTTCTTCGTCACGCTGAGCGACGGTGTCACCGAAAAAGCGAAAGCTTTGGGCGTGGACGTACAGACGCTTGACGCGGGGAACGATCCGGCCAAACAGGCCAATGATGTAGCGGACTTGATCCAACACAAAGTAAACGTTTTGTTGATCAACCCGGTCGACTCCGCGGCGATCGCCAACTCGGTCGAAGCGGCCAACAAAGCCGGTATCCCGGTTCTGATGGTAGACCGCGCTTCCGATGGCGGCCAAGTCGTATCTCTGATCGCTTCCGATAACGTTAAAGGCGGCGAAATGGCGGCGCAATACATCATCGATAAACTCGGTAGCAATGTAGCGGTTGCCGAAATGGAAGGTATCCCGGGCGCGTCTGCGACTCGTGAACGCGGCGAAGGCTTCCACAAACTCGCCGACAGCAAATTGAATATTGTCGCTAAACAGACGGCAGAATTCGATCGGACCAAAGGTCTGACGGTGGCGGAAAATATTTTACAAGCCAACCCCGAAATCCAGGCTATTTTCGCGCACAATGATGAAATGGCACTCGGTGCTATTGAAGCGGCGAAGAGCGCCGGTAAACAAGTATTTATCGTCGGTTTTGACGGCACGGAAGACGGTATTAAAGCCGTTAAAGACGGTTCCATGGCGGCTACGATCGCGCAGCAGCCGAAACTGATGGGCGAACAGGGTCTTGAAGCCGCCGTTAAAGCGGTTAAAAAAGAAGCGGTTGCCGATCATATCGCGGTACCGTTGAAACTCGTCACGAAATAAACGCATTTCTATGACAACTTGATGAGGTAGATAAAAAAGGACAAGCATATGCTTGTCCTTTTTTGATAGCTTACATTGTCCCGCTGACCACGGTGCTGAAAACGGCAAGAAACAGCGGCGACGATTATTTGCCATCGTGTTTCTGTCTTGTCAATAAAGTGTAAAAAAGACATGCATGCGATGTTGTTTACCTTTGTGACTGTACTACGCTCATTTTTTAGTTTATAATAAAATTATTATATGGACACTACAGAGGAGGCACCAATATGGCCGAGGAAACAAAAGCAAAAGCACTGAAAGAGTATTTTGAAACGAATCACCCGGGGATTTTCCAAGTGGAAGAGATCGGTGATGAAATCCACACGCATGTGTTTCGTTCCCATATCCAAACGGAAGGGCAAAGCTTGCCGACGGCGCTTTTCGTCGACGACACGATCTACGTTATGATTCGTGTCCAGGTAGCGACGGGCGCGCTCAAAGAGAAGAATGAAGAGCAGGTATTGACCTATCTGAACGAACAAAATCGTTCATATAAAGTCTTCAAATACTTCCTCGATGAAGACGGAAATATTTTTCTGGACGCCTGCGTACCGACAACGGATGACGACTTCAATCCGGAATTGATCCGTGTAATTTTGGATGTTATGGTCGGTCACCTGACGGAAAATTATGCCGGCTTGATGAAAAAAATCTGGGCGTAAAAAACCAATAAAAAAGAACCGCAGTTGCGGTTCTTTTTTATTGCCGTGCCGGTGCGAAAAGCTCAGTGCTTTTCAAATGTGCCGAAGACGATCGACTCGCCGTTATCGACCATGAGACGGCCTTTGGCCCACAGTTTTTGCAGTTCAAACCGGTCGTTGATTGTCATGAAGTCGGCATCTTTGCCGACGGCGATTTCGCCTTTTTTCTTGAAGCGGAAGAGGTCGGCGACGTTTTTGGTGAGAATGGAAAGGACGGTTGTAAAGTCGCAGCCTTCCGTTTCGACCGCATCGCGGAATTCGGTCATCAGTGAGGACTGATCGCCGATACCGACGCCGATATTGTTGCCGTGATCATCAAAAAGCGGCACCGAACCGTAGCCGTCCGAACTCATCAGGACGTGCGACATGTCGCAACCCTCATCGATTAGGAGGCGAATTGCTTTGGACGGTTTGACGGCGTGTTTACTTCCCAATTCCGGACTGACGCAGGACGTGAGATCGATATAGCCGCCGTCTTTGACATACTGCACCGCTTCGTTAAACAGACGTTGGTTGCGGTTGGTGTGAGTCGGCAACATGTTGGTATAAGGAATTTCCGTTTCGTTTGCGATCTGACGCAGCGGCTCGAGCCCGCGCTCGCCGTCACCCATGTGGAAATTCACGATGCCCGCTTTGCCCGCAAGCATACCGCCAACGCGCACCTGTGCGACGATATCGCGGTAGAGATCGTAATTCGGCTGCGACGAACGGTGATCGGAAACGGCGATTTCGCCGGCGCCGATGCATTTGTCAATCAGCATGATGTCGGAACGAATGCTGCCGGTGATGGTCGGCGTCGGTACTTCGTACGAACCGACATACATGTAGGCGGTGAGACCTTCATTCTCCAACGCATACGCTTTGGCGAGCAGGTTTTCCTGTGAACGGGTCACGCCGTCCGTACCGCACAGGCCGCAGATGGTGGTCACGCCGCAGCGTGTCGCGCTGGATAAGGGCATTTCCGGCGTGCGGGTATGAAAGCCGCCTTCGCCGCCGCCGCCCGTGATATGAACGTGGCCGTCGATAAAGCCGGGAATCAATCGCATGCCTTTGCAGTCAATTACTTCCACTTCCACGCCTTGCACATCAAGTTGGTCATCCATAGCTTCGATGACGCCGTTGGCGATTAAAATATCTTTCGTTCCGAGGTCTTCCGGCGCAAATACATGCGCATTCTTTAATAAGGTCAGCATAAAGGTATCCTTTCAGCAAAAACCGCCCGAAGGGCGGCGTTTTAGAATAATGCCATGATCAATTCCATGGCCCAGATGGAAGCCATTGCGTTGAATACGCAGATGAAAATGATGATAGGATAATGTTTTCCCGGAACTTCCGCCGTACCCAATACGCGGCCGACGTTTTGCACCGGATTGCCCATCAGGTAGCAGGCCGGTACCATTACGGTCGCTTCGTACGGGCTGATGGCGCCGGCGGCTAAGAGGGCCGCCATGATGCCGATAGCGCCGCCCATTGAAAGCAATGAAGCCATGATCACGGTGATCGCTACGCCCGGCAGAAGCCAGAGCGACATGATCGGACCTGCGATCGAGCCGATCCAATCCAAAAGCCCCGTGATTTTTAACGCGTGAATCAGGATGAAAGCGAGCATGACGTTCGGCAGCATGTTGCGAATACCGATCATCAGACCGTTGTACGCGCCTTCAGTGAAGAGCTCAATGAAGCCTTTGCGTTTTACTTTGACAGTACGTACTTCACTCATGCGACGTCACCCGCCTTTCCTTCGGTGACCTGTGCTTGCGGGTCACGGTCTTCCGTGGCGCGCAGATAGAAGCGCACAATATTGCCACCGATAAATTTGAAAATCATAATGACCAGTATCGGCAAGCCGATCGGTACCAAGAGGATGGAAAACACGGCTACGCCCGAAGAGAAATAATT from Negativicoccus succinicivorans includes:
- the rbsD gene encoding D-ribose pyranase; this translates as MQKHGILNSKIAKVLADLGHTDRIMIADCGLPIPRDVERIDLALEFGVPSFLDVLRVVMDNMKVEQYLIASEMDSLNRPLFQEMQQLMGDIPGAYVTHGRLKEYSRDVKAIIRTGEATPYANVILQSGCIF
- a CDS encoding sugar ABC transporter ATP-binding protein → MQIEMRDISKAFGQNRVLLGVNLTVRPGEIHALMGENGAGKSTLMNILTGLHKADNGTILVDGAERVFTSPREAEDAGIAFVHQELNIWPNLTILENLFLMRPLKNSWGMLDWDRMRELAAAKCDELNISLPLGKEAQECSVGQQQLTEIVRMLMLDAQIVIMDEPTAALSERETEVLFRVLDQMRAKGVGIIYISHRMEEVFELCDTVTVMRDGMAISTQPVEETTMDRVVADMVGRSLTEYYPERTVTPGKVIFEINNLNSAGVFHDVSFTIREGEILGIAGLMGAGRTEIMRALFGVDKKDSCEIKIHGQAMKIDNPSDAIKAGIGFITENRKTEGLILDFSIGDNISLPSIEKFASHQYVRRGAENEFTEMLAKRLGVKAQSLTEPVGTLSGGNQQKVVIAKWIGMKPAILIMDEPTRGIDVGAKRDIYDLMNELTAAGVAIIMVSSELPEVIGMSDRIMVIREGSIAGVLDRSEATQEKIITLATGGQ
- a CDS encoding ABC transporter permease subunit, yielding MSTNVKNLLRNLGPLLGLVLLFVILTALNPTFLNPSNLSNLLRQVSVNALISFGMTFVILTGGIDLSVGSLLALSTALMAGMIKSGMDPAMSMALCCLIGIALGAANGLIITYGKVAPFIATLATMTIFRGATLVYSDGRPISGLTSHPFFTAFGIGDVFGVPVPAITTLLMFALCWFILNKTTLGRKTYAVGGSEKVSYIAGIHISRVKIFAYAITGLLTALAGIIITSRLNSAQPTAGTGYELDAIAAVVLGGTSLAGGKGRITGSLIGALIIATLTNGLNILNVSSFYQQVVKGGVILLAVLMDRKK
- the rbsB gene encoding ribose ABC transporter substrate-binding protein RbsB, which codes for MKLRKLLLVVMSLCLVVLMAGCGGSDKKEAPAAKTGEKITVGFSVSTLNNPFFVTLSDGVTEKAKALGVDVQTLDAGNDPAKQANDVADLIQHKVNVLLINPVDSAAIANSVEAANKAGIPVLMVDRASDGGQVVSLIASDNVKGGEMAAQYIIDKLGSNVAVAEMEGIPGASATRERGEGFHKLADSKLNIVAKQTAEFDRTKGLTVAENILQANPEIQAIFAHNDEMALGAIEAAKSAGKQVFIVGFDGTEDGIKAVKDGSMAATIAQQPKLMGEQGLEAAVKAVKKEAVADHIAVPLKLVTK
- a CDS encoding YbjN domain-containing protein, which encodes MAEETKAKALKEYFETNHPGIFQVEEIGDEIHTHVFRSHIQTEGQSLPTALFVDDTIYVMIRVQVATGALKEKNEEQVLTYLNEQNRSYKVFKYFLDEDGNIFLDACVPTTDDDFNPELIRVILDVMVGHLTENYAGLMKKIWA
- the iadA gene encoding beta-aspartyl-peptidase, producing the protein MLTLLKNAHVFAPEDLGTKDILIANGVIEAMDDQLDVQGVEVEVIDCKGMRLIPGFIDGHVHITGGGGEGGFHTRTPEMPLSSATRCGVTTICGLCGTDGVTRSQENLLAKAYALENEGLTAYMYVGSYEVPTPTITGSIRSDIMLIDKCIGAGEIAVSDHRSSQPNYDLYRDIVAQVRVGGMLAGKAGIVNFHMGDGERGLEPLRQIANETEIPYTNMLPTHTNRNQRLFNEAVQYVKDGGYIDLTSCVSPELGSKHAVKPSKAIRLLIDEGCDMSHVLMSSDGYGSVPLFDDHGNNIGVGIGDQSSLMTEFRDAVETEGCDFTTVLSILTKNVADLFRFKKKGEIAVGKDADFMTINDRFELQKLWAKGRLMVDNGESIVFGTFEKH
- a CDS encoding nucleoside recognition domain-containing protein; translation: MSEVRTVKVKRKGFIELFTEGAYNGLMIGIRNMLPNVMLAFILIHALKITGLLDWIGSIAGPIMSLWLLPGVAITVIMASLLSMGGAIGIMAALLAAGAISPYEATVMVPACYLMGNPVQNVGRVLGTAEVPGKHYPIIIFICVFNAMASIWAMELIMALF